One segment of Pseudomonas asgharzadehiana DNA contains the following:
- a CDS encoding DUF7683 domain-containing protein gives MQHEILAFNKKTEELAFSIEIPADRYDKLSELMSWSEPEDAIYEYDLSPAQVGLLESMTGKTFNSPDYTFQLSCSG, from the coding sequence ATGCAGCATGAAATTCTTGCATTTAATAAAAAAACCGAGGAGTTGGCTTTCAGTATTGAAATTCCTGCCGACCGGTACGACAAGTTATCGGAGCTAATGTCCTGGAGTGAGCCTGAAGACGCGATCTATGAGTACGACCTATCACCAGCGCAAGTCGGCCTTCTTGAAAGCATGACCGGCAAGACCTTCAATAGCCCGGACTACACTTTTCAGTTGTCTTGTAGTGGATGA
- the rluB gene encoding 23S rRNA pseudouridine(2605) synthase RluB: MNDKDQNDSQEIGPAGEKLQKVLARIGVGSRRDVEAWITQKRIKVNGVEATLGQRVDLHDAITIDGKVIKREEAAESVRRVIMYNKPDGEICTRDDPEGRPTVFDKMPKPKEGRWINIGRLDINTTGLLMFTTDGELANRLMHPSYEMDREYAVRVRGEVDDEMIERLKAGVVLEDGPAKFTDIKQAPGGEGFNHWYHCVVMEGRNREVRRLWESQGLVVSRLKRVRFGPVFLNSDLPMGRWREMSQYEVDILSAEVGLTPVAMPQMNAKSKDKLERMQRKSSRPVARTERVARTLRPALDAPATGGRISRQPHIEGERRPTAPSRQEGERAPRTPRPAPSGGRSNRGEADRPADNASTKRPAKPAANKRPGPKLVADEPSGKRRGAPAGSGQRPGFGRKKPQ, encoded by the coding sequence ATGAACGACAAAGACCAGAACGACAGCCAGGAAATCGGCCCAGCAGGTGAAAAACTGCAAAAGGTGCTGGCGCGTATCGGCGTGGGCTCGCGCCGCGACGTCGAGGCCTGGATCACCCAGAAGCGCATCAAGGTCAACGGCGTCGAGGCCACCCTCGGCCAGCGCGTCGACCTGCACGATGCAATCACCATTGATGGCAAGGTCATCAAGCGTGAAGAGGCCGCCGAATCGGTGCGCCGCGTGATCATGTACAACAAGCCCGATGGCGAGATCTGCACCCGTGACGACCCGGAAGGCCGTCCGACGGTGTTCGACAAGATGCCCAAGCCCAAAGAAGGCCGCTGGATCAACATCGGTCGTTTGGACATCAACACCACCGGCTTGCTGATGTTCACCACCGACGGTGAGTTGGCCAACCGCCTGATGCACCCGTCCTACGAGATGGACCGCGAGTACGCCGTGCGTGTACGTGGTGAAGTCGATGACGAAATGATCGAACGCCTCAAGGCCGGCGTGGTGCTGGAAGACGGCCCGGCCAAGTTCACTGACATCAAGCAGGCGCCAGGTGGCGAAGGTTTCAACCACTGGTACCACTGCGTGGTGATGGAAGGCCGTAACCGCGAAGTACGTCGCTTGTGGGAATCCCAGGGCCTGGTGGTCAGTCGCCTGAAGCGCGTGCGTTTCGGCCCGGTGTTCCTCAATTCCGACCTGCCGATGGGCCGCTGGCGCGAAATGAGCCAGTACGAAGTCGACATCCTCAGCGCCGAAGTCGGCCTGACGCCGGTCGCCATGCCGCAAATGAACGCCAAGAGCAAAGACAAGCTTGAGCGTATGCAGCGAAAATCGTCGCGCCCTGTAGCGCGTACCGAGCGCGTTGCCCGCACCCTGCGCCCGGCGTTGGATGCACCGGCAACCGGCGGGCGTATCTCGCGCCAGCCGCACATCGAAGGTGAGCGTCGCCCAACCGCGCCATCGCGTCAGGAAGGTGAGCGTGCTCCACGTACGCCGCGCCCTGCACCGTCCGGTGGTCGCAGCAACCGTGGTGAAGCGGATCGCCCCGCCGACAACGCCAGCACCAAGCGTCCAGCCAAGCCGGCGGCGAACAAGCGCCCCGGTCCGAAACTGGTCGCCGACGAGCCGTCGGGCAAGCGCCGTGGCGCACCGGCCGGTTCAGGTCAACGTCCTGGCTTTGGTCGCAAGAAGCCGCAGTGA
- a CDS encoding segregation and condensation protein A: MEVFLEAFEGPLDLLLYLIRKQNINILDIPVAEITRQYMGYVELMQSVRLELAAEYLVMAAMLAEIKSRMLLPRSETIEAEEDDPRAELIRRLQEYERFKAAAEGIDGLSRVGRDVVVPKLDAPEARARKLLPDVSLEELLMSMAEVLRRGDMFESHQVSREALSTRERMSDVLERLKGGGFVPFVELFTAEEGRLGVVVTFMAILELVKESLVELVQNEPFAAIHVRARAE; the protein is encoded by the coding sequence CTGGAGGTCTTCCTTGAAGCGTTCGAAGGCCCGCTGGACTTGCTGCTGTACCTGATCCGCAAGCAGAACATCAACATCCTCGACATCCCGGTGGCGGAAATCACTCGCCAATACATGGGTTATGTCGAATTGATGCAGTCGGTGCGCCTGGAACTGGCCGCCGAATACCTGGTGATGGCCGCCATGCTCGCCGAGATCAAGTCGCGCATGCTGTTGCCGCGTTCGGAGACAATCGAAGCCGAAGAGGACGACCCGCGCGCCGAACTGATCCGCCGCCTGCAAGAGTACGAACGCTTCAAGGCCGCGGCGGAAGGCATCGACGGCTTGAGCCGCGTGGGCCGCGATGTGGTGGTGCCCAAGCTCGACGCCCCCGAGGCCCGCGCGCGCAAGCTGTTGCCGGACGTGAGTCTTGAAGAATTGCTGATGTCCATGGCCGAAGTGCTGCGCCGTGGCGATATGTTCGAAAGCCACCAGGTCAGCCGCGAGGCGTTGTCGACCCGCGAGCGTATGAGCGATGTGCTGGAGCGCTTGAAGGGCGGCGGTTTTGTGCCGTTTGTCGAGCTGTTCACCGCTGAAGAAGGGCGCCTGGGTGTCGTGGTGACCTTTATGGCCATCCTTGAATTGGTCAAGGAATCCTTGGTCGAGCTGGTCCAGAATGAGCCTTTTGCGGCTATCCACGTGCGGGCGCGAGCCGAATAA
- a CDS encoding cloacin immunity family protein, which translates to MAILSYVLVVSDQFRDRGHTGLKVRLEWFDRTKKWLSERDEPADLGNDCAVISKLGLPINEDVNNGMFELRQRWLPLI; encoded by the coding sequence TTGGCCATACTGAGTTATGTACTGGTAGTAAGTGACCAGTTCCGAGATAGGGGCCACACGGGACTAAAAGTTAGATTGGAATGGTTCGACAGAACCAAAAAGTGGCTAAGCGAAAGGGATGAACCTGCGGACTTAGGAAACGATTGCGCCGTGATTTCCAAACTCGGGCTGCCAATAAACGAGGACGTCAATAACGGCATGTTTGAACTGCGACAGAGGTGGTTACCACTGATCTAA
- a CDS encoding AraC family transcriptional regulator yields the protein MSERTTSASWAMGIVKALEMDGLDCRTLFTQLGLDYAALNDPDARFPQDSMTRLWQRAVELSGNPAIGLNMGKVVRPASFHVAGYALMSSNTLAEGFMRLVRYQRIIAESADLSFRLLPEGYALILTVHGDHLPPTRQSAEASLACALALCGWLTGRTLQPRKVMLQGEQPVDLAPYKQAFHAPLQFNAAYDALIFERADMDAPLPTANEAMALLHDRFAGEYLARFSESRVTHKARQVLCRLLPQGEPKREVVAQTLHLSQRTLQRRLQEEGTSFQTLLDDTRRELAEQYLAQPSMTLLEIAYLLGFADPSNFFRAFRRWFDTTPGEYRARLSTISDARTPGCTEQRQ from the coding sequence ATGAGCGAACGAACAACTTCTGCAAGCTGGGCGATGGGGATAGTCAAGGCGCTGGAAATGGATGGCCTGGACTGCCGCACTCTGTTCACGCAACTGGGCCTGGATTACGCCGCCCTCAACGACCCCGACGCGCGATTCCCGCAGGATTCCATGACGCGCCTGTGGCAGCGCGCGGTCGAGTTGTCGGGCAACCCGGCGATCGGCCTGAACATGGGCAAGGTGGTGCGTCCGGCGTCGTTTCATGTAGCCGGCTACGCCTTGATGTCCAGTAACACGCTGGCCGAAGGCTTTATGCGACTGGTTCGCTACCAGCGGATCATCGCCGAAAGCGCCGACTTGAGTTTTCGCCTGTTGCCCGAAGGCTATGCGCTGATTCTGACGGTGCATGGCGACCATCTGCCGCCCACCCGGCAAAGCGCCGAAGCCTCGCTGGCCTGCGCATTGGCGCTGTGCGGCTGGCTGACCGGGCGCACCCTGCAACCGCGCAAAGTCATGTTGCAAGGCGAGCAACCGGTGGACCTGGCGCCCTACAAACAGGCATTTCACGCGCCGCTGCAATTCAACGCGGCCTACGACGCATTGATCTTCGAGCGCGCCGACATGGACGCGCCGTTGCCCACGGCCAACGAAGCCATGGCGCTGCTGCATGATCGGTTTGCCGGTGAATACCTGGCGCGTTTTTCCGAAAGCCGCGTGACCCACAAGGCGCGACAGGTTTTGTGCCGGTTGTTGCCTCAGGGCGAACCCAAGCGCGAAGTGGTGGCCCAGACGCTGCATCTGTCCCAGCGCACCTTGCAGCGGCGTTTGCAGGAGGAGGGCACCAGTTTCCAGACCCTGCTCGACGACACCCGCCGCGAACTGGCCGAGCAATACCTGGCGCAGCCAAGCATGACGTTGTTGGAGATCGCCTACCTGTTGGGGTTTGCCGACCCAAGCAACTTCTTTCGCGCGTTTCGCCGCTGGTTCGATACCACGCCCGGCGAGTACCGGGCGCGGTTGTCGACGATCAGTGACGCCAGAACGCCGGGATGCACAGAACAAAGACAGTGA
- a CDS encoding colicin E3-like toxin immunity protein, with protein MSFRVILEWFEKNTGLGIGEEPSAIFENNHSILASLELESDYQIFDGSYDLTSKWVTVLQPHFKHEIKQDNYDYQISFHHQESWPY; from the coding sequence ATGAGTTTCAGAGTAATACTCGAATGGTTTGAAAAAAATACTGGGCTTGGAATTGGAGAAGAACCATCAGCTATATTTGAAAACAACCATTCAATACTCGCCTCGCTTGAGCTAGAAAGCGACTATCAGATTTTTGACGGTTCTTATGACCTCACAAGTAAGTGGGTAACGGTCCTACAGCCTCACTTCAAACATGAGATAAAACAAGACAACTACGACTATCAGATATCATTCCACCATCAGGAGTCTTGGCCATACTGA
- a CDS encoding amino acid permease, with the protein MSGPHSSSGELKRGLKNRHIQLIALGGAIGTGLFLGSAGVLKSAGPSMILGYAICGFIAFMIMRQLGEMIVEEPVAGSFSHFAHKYWGGFAGFLSGWNCWILYILVGMSELTAVGKYVHYWWPEIPTWVSAAAFFVLINLINLANVKVFGEAEFWFAIIKVVAIVGMIALGSYLLVSGSGGPQASVSNLWEHGGFFPHGVGGLVMAMAIIMFSFGGLEMLGFTAAEADQPRTVIPKAINQVIYRILIFYIGALVVLLSLTPWDSLLATLNASGDAYSGSPFVQVFSMLGSNTAAHILNFVVLTAALSVYNSGTYCNSRMLLGMAEQGDAPKALAKIDKRGVPVRSILASAAVTLVAVLMNYFIPQHALELLMSLVVATLVINWAMISYSHFKFRQHMNRTGQVPLFKALWYPYGNYVCLAFVVFILVIMLMIPGIQVSVYAIPVWVAFMAVCYWFKNKRSAEAALATANAVLK; encoded by the coding sequence ATGAGTGGACCCCATTCCTCTTCAGGCGAGCTGAAACGCGGCCTGAAAAACCGTCATATCCAGTTGATCGCCCTCGGTGGCGCCATCGGTACCGGCCTGTTCCTGGGCTCGGCCGGGGTGCTCAAATCCGCGGGCCCGTCGATGATCCTGGGCTATGCGATCTGTGGCTTCATTGCCTTCATGATCATGCGCCAGCTCGGCGAAATGATCGTCGAAGAGCCGGTCGCCGGTTCCTTCAGCCACTTTGCCCACAAATACTGGGGCGGTTTCGCCGGTTTCCTGTCGGGCTGGAACTGCTGGATCCTGTACATCCTGGTGGGCATGTCAGAGCTGACGGCCGTCGGCAAATATGTGCATTACTGGTGGCCGGAGATCCCGACCTGGGTCTCGGCAGCCGCGTTCTTCGTGCTGATCAACCTGATCAACCTGGCCAACGTCAAAGTGTTCGGTGAGGCCGAGTTCTGGTTTGCAATCATCAAGGTGGTGGCCATCGTCGGCATGATCGCTTTGGGCAGCTACCTGCTGGTCAGCGGCAGCGGCGGCCCGCAAGCCTCGGTGAGCAACCTGTGGGAACACGGTGGCTTCTTCCCCCATGGCGTTGGCGGGTTGGTGATGGCCATGGCGATCATCATGTTCTCCTTCGGCGGCCTGGAAATGCTCGGCTTTACCGCCGCCGAAGCCGACCAGCCACGCACGGTGATCCCCAAGGCAATCAATCAGGTGATCTACCGCATCCTGATCTTCTACATCGGTGCGCTGGTGGTGCTGTTGTCGCTGACGCCGTGGGACAGCCTGCTGGCCACGCTCAATGCGTCCGGCGATGCCTATAGCGGAAGCCCGTTCGTGCAGGTGTTCTCGATGCTGGGCAGCAACACGGCCGCGCACATCCTCAACTTCGTGGTCCTGACGGCGGCTTTGTCGGTGTACAACAGCGGCACCTACTGCAACAGCCGCATGCTGCTGGGCATGGCCGAGCAAGGCGATGCGCCCAAGGCCCTGGCCAAGATCGACAAGCGCGGCGTGCCGGTGCGTTCAATCCTCGCCTCGGCGGCGGTGACCCTGGTGGCGGTGCTGATGAACTACTTCATCCCGCAGCACGCGCTGGAGTTGCTGATGTCGCTGGTGGTGGCCACGTTGGTGATCAACTGGGCGATGATCAGCTATTCCCACTTCAAGTTCCGCCAGCACATGAACCGCACCGGCCAGGTGCCGTTGTTCAAGGCGCTGTGGTACCCGTATGGCAACTACGTCTGCCTGGCGTTCGTGGTGTTTATCCTGGTGATCATGTTGATGATTCCGGGGATCCAGGTGTCGGTGTACGCGATCCCGGTATGGGTGGCGTTTATGGCGGTGTGTTACTGGTTCAAGAACAAACGTAGTGCTGAAGCGGCGTTGGCGACGGCGAATGCCGTATTGAAGTAA
- the scpB gene encoding SMC-Scp complex subunit ScpB — translation MNLTEPRELAPLLEAFLLASGKPQSLERLFELFEEAERPEPPVFKKALEILRKSCEGRAFELREVASGYRLQIREKFSPWVGRLWEERPQRYSRAMLETMALIAYRQPITRGEIEDVRGVAVNSHIVKTLLEREWIRIVGYRDVPGKPAMFATTKVFLDHFNLKNLDDLPPLAELREMEAEPVLDFDDAPVPAGLQELADATAEPEEPKDETSFHTLLLELDDMEQGIKTDFDDLLRDGVAEPETEVNVEPEVEPEEDILGVADAREKLLAAVAALEQPPLSDEEDEARALAEAIEAERRQFED, via the coding sequence ATGAATCTGACAGAACCCCGCGAACTGGCACCCTTGCTGGAGGCTTTTCTACTGGCCTCGGGTAAACCGCAATCTTTGGAGCGCCTGTTCGAACTGTTTGAAGAGGCCGAGCGCCCCGAGCCGCCAGTGTTCAAGAAAGCGCTGGAGATCCTGCGCAAGTCCTGCGAGGGCCGTGCGTTTGAATTGCGCGAAGTGGCGTCGGGCTATCGCCTGCAGATCCGTGAGAAATTTTCCCCATGGGTGGGCCGCCTGTGGGAAGAGCGCCCGCAACGTTATTCCCGGGCGATGCTTGAGACCATGGCGTTGATCGCCTATCGCCAGCCGATCACCCGCGGCGAAATCGAGGATGTGCGGGGCGTGGCGGTCAACAGCCATATCGTCAAGACGCTGCTGGAGCGCGAGTGGATCCGCATCGTCGGCTACCGCGACGTGCCGGGCAAACCGGCGATGTTCGCCACCACCAAGGTATTTCTTGACCACTTCAACCTGAAAAACCTCGACGACCTGCCGCCGCTCGCCGAATTGCGCGAGATGGAAGCCGAGCCGGTGCTGGATTTCGACGACGCGCCGGTGCCTGCGGGTTTGCAGGAGTTGGCTGATGCTACGGCCGAGCCGGAAGAGCCAAAGGATGAAACCAGCTTCCATACCTTGCTGTTGGAACTGGACGACATGGAGCAGGGCATCAAGACCGACTTTGATGATTTGCTGCGCGATGGCGTGGCAGAGCCTGAAACAGAGGTGAACGTTGAGCCTGAGGTCGAGCCCGAAGAAGACATCCTCGGCGTGGCCGATGCCCGCGAGAAACTCCTGGCCGCCGTCGCTGCCCTCGAACAGCCGCCGCTGAGCGATGAAGAGGACGAAGCCCGGGCGCTGGCCGAAGCGATTGAGGCCGAGCGCCGCCAGTTCGAAGACTGA
- a CDS encoding DUF962 domain-containing protein produces MENVKQFNSFAEFYPYYLREHGNSTCRRLHFIGTTLVIGILAYAIGRGSLGLLLALPIAGYSFAWVGHFFFEKNRPATFQHPFYSLLGDFVMYRDMILGKVPF; encoded by the coding sequence GTGGAAAACGTCAAGCAATTCAACAGTTTTGCCGAATTTTACCCGTACTACCTGCGCGAACACGGCAACAGCACTTGCCGACGCCTGCACTTTATCGGCACCACCTTGGTGATCGGCATTCTGGCCTATGCCATCGGCCGGGGCTCATTAGGCCTGCTGCTGGCGCTGCCGATCGCCGGCTACAGCTTTGCCTGGGTCGGCCATTTCTTCTTTGAAAAGAACCGCCCGGCCACGTTTCAGCACCCGTTCTACAGCTTGCTGGGGGATTTTGTGATGTATCGCGACATGATTCTGGGCAAAGTGCCGTTCTAG
- a CDS encoding leucyl aminopeptidase, translated as MDKARAVEHFLYYLAHHPAVSGLNCPTVLLGHTERYDAIAQAIVHSSAARFNFQVQRLDLAASDTLAQAIETCDLYLFLYDASTLANPRAEGPDFIRALQGVMAEHWKKSLLFKDYGDYFYDTFSVEPQRIADLNATLIRRMSQAQVLSFTDKHGSRLEAPLSSIKKWTNINGIGNHDLAPGEIATHSEAINGQVRFVGTFLSTIPFARKYGVLQAPLELWIENSTVCSVASDVPGLVEDFNKYLNANPSNRRVEELGIGTNEGVKDLYARNAGFEERHCGLHLGLGGGQKGSHHLDLIFASGVLALDDKPVFDGAFTF; from the coding sequence ATGGACAAGGCCCGCGCCGTCGAACACTTTCTTTACTACCTGGCCCATCACCCGGCCGTTAGCGGCCTGAACTGCCCCACCGTGCTGCTGGGCCATACCGAGCGCTACGACGCCATCGCCCAGGCGATCGTCCACAGCAGCGCCGCCCGCTTCAACTTCCAGGTGCAGCGCCTCGACCTGGCTGCCAGCGATACCCTGGCCCAGGCCATCGAAACCTGCGACCTCTACCTGTTTTTGTACGACGCCTCGACCCTGGCCAACCCGCGCGCCGAGGGCCCCGACTTTATCCGCGCCTTGCAGGGCGTAATGGCCGAACACTGGAAAAAATCCCTGCTGTTCAAGGATTATGGGGATTATTTCTACGACACCTTCAGCGTCGAGCCCCAGCGCATCGCCGACCTGAATGCCACGCTGATCCGGCGCATGAGCCAGGCCCAGGTGCTGAGCTTTACCGACAAGCACGGCTCTCGCCTTGAAGCGCCGCTGAGCAGCATCAAGAAATGGACCAATATCAACGGCATCGGCAACCACGATCTCGCTCCCGGCGAAATCGCCACCCACAGCGAAGCCATCAATGGCCAGGTGAGGTTTGTCGGTACTTTCCTCAGTACCATTCCGTTTGCACGTAAATACGGCGTGCTGCAAGCACCGCTTGAGCTGTGGATCGAAAACTCGACCGTCTGCAGCGTGGCCAGTGATGTGCCGGGGCTGGTGGAGGATTTCAACAAGTACTTGAACGCCAACCCGTCCAATCGGCGCGTGGAGGAACTGGGTATCGGGACCAACGAAGGCGTAAAGGATTTATATGCACGCAATGCGGGCTTTGAAGAGCGCCACTGCGGGTTGCATCTGGGCTTGGGCGGCGGACAGAAAGGCAGTCATCACCTGGACCTGATCTTCGCCAGCGGGGTGTTGGCCTTGGATGACAAGCCGGTATTCGATGGGGCCTTTACCTTCTGA
- a CDS encoding MFS transporter, with the protein MPDTQRPLAVTLQVVSIVLFTFIGYLNIGIPLAVLPGYVHSELGYGAVIAGLVISVQYLATLLSRPYAGKIIDNLGSKRAVLIGLTGCGLSGVFMLFAAWFSSLPALSLGSLLVGRLVLGSAESLVGSGAIGWGIGRVGAANTAKVISWNGIASYGALAVGAPLGVLLVRQFGLWSMGVSIILLAAVGLLLAWNKVAAPIVAGVRLPFMNVLGRVLPHGCALALGSIGFGTIATFITLYYTTQHWDNAVWALSLFGASFIGARLLFGNLINRIGGFRVAIACLSVEILGLLLLWLAPDANLALAGAALSGFGFSLVFPALGVEAVNLVPASSRGSAVGAYSLFIDLSLGITGPLAGAVAAGFGFASIFLFAALAALGGLLLSVYLYRQAPKARETRDA; encoded by the coding sequence ATGCCAGATACCCAGCGCCCCTTGGCGGTCACGCTGCAAGTTGTTTCCATCGTGTTGTTCACCTTTATCGGCTACCTGAATATCGGCATCCCCCTGGCCGTGTTGCCCGGCTATGTCCACAGCGAGTTGGGCTACGGCGCGGTGATTGCCGGGCTGGTGATCAGCGTGCAATACCTGGCGACCCTGTTGAGCCGGCCGTATGCGGGCAAAATCATCGATAACCTGGGCAGCAAGCGTGCGGTGCTGATCGGCTTGACGGGCTGTGGCCTGAGCGGTGTGTTCATGTTATTCGCGGCGTGGTTTTCAAGCCTGCCGGCGCTGAGCCTGGGCAGCCTGTTGGTCGGCCGCCTGGTACTGGGCAGCGCGGAAAGCCTGGTGGGGTCCGGCGCGATCGGCTGGGGCATCGGCCGGGTAGGCGCGGCCAACACCGCCAAGGTCATCTCGTGGAATGGCATTGCCAGTTACGGGGCGCTGGCGGTCGGTGCACCGTTGGGGGTGTTGCTGGTCAGACAATTTGGGCTGTGGAGCATGGGCGTCAGCATTATCCTGCTGGCGGCGGTGGGCTTGTTGCTGGCGTGGAACAAGGTCGCCGCGCCGATTGTGGCCGGGGTACGCCTGCCGTTCATGAATGTCCTTGGCCGGGTACTCCCGCACGGCTGCGCCCTGGCCTTGGGTTCGATCGGCTTTGGCACCATCGCCACCTTCATCACCCTGTATTACACCACCCAGCACTGGGATAACGCGGTGTGGGCGCTGAGCCTGTTCGGCGCCAGCTTTATCGGCGCGCGCCTGCTGTTCGGCAATTTGATCAACCGCATCGGCGGTTTTCGCGTGGCGATCGCCTGCCTGTCGGTGGAGATCCTTGGCCTGCTGTTACTGTGGCTGGCGCCGGATGCCAACTTGGCGTTGGCCGGCGCGGCGTTGAGCGGCTTTGGGTTTTCCCTGGTGTTCCCGGCCTTGGGGGTCGAGGCCGTCAACCTGGTGCCCGCCTCCAGCCGCGGTTCGGCGGTGGGGGCTTACTCACTGTTTATCGACCTGTCCCTGGGAATCACCGGCCCGTTGGCCGGGGCCGTAGCGGCAGGCTTCGGTTTTGCGTCGATCTTCCTGTTCGCCGCTCTCGCCGCCTTGGGTGGCTTGCTGCTGAGCGTGTACCTGTACCGGCAGGCGCCCAAGGCCCGCGAAACACGCGACGCCTAG
- the arfB gene encoding alternative ribosome rescue aminoacyl-tRNA hydrolase ArfB produces MLVISNNVHLPDAEIELTAIRAQGAGGQNVNKVSSAVHLRFDIPASSLPEFYKERLLALRDSRITSDGVLILKAQQYRTQEQNRADALERLVELILSATKVEKKRRPTKPTLGSKKRRLESKTKRGSIKAGRGKVDF; encoded by the coding sequence ATGCTGGTCATTTCCAACAACGTGCACCTGCCCGACGCCGAGATCGAGTTGACGGCCATCCGTGCGCAGGGCGCCGGCGGGCAGAACGTTAACAAGGTGTCGAGTGCGGTGCACCTGCGCTTTGATATTCCGGCGTCCTCGCTGCCCGAGTTCTACAAGGAACGCCTGCTGGCCCTGCGTGACAGTCGCATCACCAGTGACGGCGTGTTGATCCTCAAGGCCCAGCAATACCGGACCCAGGAGCAGAACCGTGCCGATGCGCTGGAGCGCCTGGTGGAGCTGATCCTCAGCGCCACCAAGGTGGAGAAAAAGCGCCGTCCGACCAAGCCCACCCTGGGCTCGAAAAAACGTCGCCTCGAATCCAAGACCAAGCGCGGCAGCATCAAGGCGGGGCGCGGCAAGGTCGACTTCTAG
- a CDS encoding c-type cytochrome gives MKIPLIAVLGTLSLIQTAQAFADSANGKNLYSQRCAMCHGADLKATGPLARKSSPPTPDLTTAAFKKRLADYPGVIVSSVILRPNGNLIPKTLQENGVRVPPHAWSVEDFRDLNQYMSGVILKSR, from the coding sequence ATGAAAATACCCTTGATCGCTGTGCTAGGCACTTTATCACTCATTCAAACTGCGCAGGCCTTCGCCGATAGTGCCAACGGCAAGAATCTCTATTCCCAGCGATGCGCCATGTGCCATGGAGCGGACCTCAAGGCAACGGGACCATTGGCCAGGAAAAGCAGCCCGCCCACACCTGACCTTACAACCGCCGCGTTCAAAAAACGCCTGGCTGATTATCCGGGCGTGATTGTCTCTTCGGTGATCCTTCGTCCCAATGGGAACCTGATTCCAAAAACATTGCAGGAAAACGGTGTGCGCGTACCGCCGCATGCGTGGAGCGTTGAGGATTTTCGCGATTTGAATCAATACATGAGTGGTGTGATTTTAAAAAGCCGGTGA
- a CDS encoding colicin E3/pyocin S6 family cytotoxin yields MRYSAPRRVQLKAWGQKRKRWKDRKGRIYEWDYENGRVELYDKQGKHLGEFNPDTGERTKDAEPGRTTPK; encoded by the coding sequence ATGCGGTACTCAGCCCCTCGAAGAGTTCAGTTAAAGGCGTGGGGGCAAAAGCGTAAGCGCTGGAAAGATCGCAAGGGACGCATTTATGAGTGGGACTATGAAAATGGCCGGGTTGAACTTTACGACAAGCAAGGCAAACATCTTGGAGAGTTCAACCCTGATACGGGAGAGCGCACAAAGGACGCCGAGCCAGGCCGAACCACGCCAAAATAA